The window TTGGTGGACCAGATCAGGTGTTGGGAACTCCGTAATAATGCATCACCAGATAGATGATCCATCCGGTCACCACCACATAAATCCAGACAGGGACGGTCCAGCGTGCCCAGGCACGGTGTTTCAGGAAATATTTGGCTGGTCCTTTCTCACGGGACCGTTCAAGACGACCATCTGCCAGCTTTTTGCCGATCAGGGCATTGCGCACCGCCATGATCGCCATGGGACCATTGGCAGCGGCCAGAATGCTGTGGCTGATCAGGATGAAAAAGTACAAATTTTTGTACTCTGGAGGTCCAGCATATTTCATGCCTGCTCCGAGGGCCAGTTTGGTCAGGTAAAGCACCAGGAACACCACAGCCAAAGCACAGGCTGTGAGCATTGCGGTCATGTGTTCCTGCCTGCGGTCTGTGCGAATGAAGTACACGCCAAAGACCAGTGATATGCCGCTCAGCACAATAAAGACCACGGACAGTTGTGTGACAAGTTCCCCCACTGAGCAAAACCTCCTACGTCCGATCATCTTATCCCATCTGGACGCTTGCTGGTTCTGGGGACAATTTGTTGGTCCCCGATCTTGTGAACCCGGTTCCAATGTGAACCACATGGACAAAAGTCTGGAGATCCCAGCCAAAACCGCTGTCTTAAGGTCGAAAGACCCGGAATGGCCTAACATGGGAACTGGAGTCTGGAAACTTCAAACACCGTGTTCCGGCCCAGAAACCGCCCCTCAGCATAAAAGTGAAACCAGCAGAGTATCGAGGACAATTGTCCTGAAGTCCGCTGTGGTCGCTGACTAGAATAGAGGATGTTATGCAGCAAGGAATCAAACCCCTCACCCTGGGTCCCGTCAAGCTGGATTTCACCACGTTCGC of the Deinococcus cellulosilyticus NBRC 106333 = KACC 11606 genome contains:
- a CDS encoding DUF420 domain-containing protein produces the protein MGELVTQLSVVFIVLSGISLVFGVYFIRTDRRQEHMTAMLTACALAVVFLVLYLTKLALGAGMKYAGPPEYKNLYFFILISHSILAAANGPMAIMAVRNALIGKKLADGRLERSREKGPAKYFLKHRAWARWTVPVWIYVVVTGWIIYLVMHYYGVPNT